TACATCATGTGGATAATATCCATAAGACACATCAATTTTCTAAACTAAAATTGCTACTAAGAGTCCATTTACCCACATAGAGGgaaagaggaaggaaaagaatcTACAAGAGAAGCCCTTTCACCATGGGAGAAAAAAAAAGCTATCCACGGAGCAAAAACTCATTTACCCCAGAAGAGTAGGCAGAGATGGATGAAATAGAATGTCAATTAGTCCTCCAGTGAGATAGACCTCTTTGTGTTTTTGACGGCTCTCCACACCAATCAGTTATCTCATCTCCAATTTTCATCGTCTAGCACCAATGATACCTCCAGACCGATCAATCACCGATCATCTCCATCAAGCACTGCGAGTCAGTCCACCAGTAGATAACATGTCTCCTCTATCAAAAGTCAAGACACAAATCCCTTCCATAGCCTAGCTTAACCACACCACCACATTGATCAACACACCAATCTCTCAAGCTCAGAACCAAACTGGTCGCTTCGTTAGATCCCTCACTCTGCTCGGAACAAATGGTAGAAAGGTCTTTAGGACCTCTCTTCCATGGGCATTCCTACTTTTGCCTAAATTCAGGCAGAAACATTTGCAGCCAAAATGTTGTCCGCATAAGAGACTTATCCCTTCCACAATGTTGAACATTAATGGTAAACAAGGGGAGAAAGTCTTGGGTATTATGCCTCTCTACATAAAGAGTTTCCTTAGGCAAAGCAAATGGATCTAAAAGGCAACGTAGACTTCTTCAAATATATTAATAGATGAATAAAGAATAAACTCATTCTAGAGTTTGAAAGCTGGTGGAGTATTCCATGACAGAGTAGTAGTATCAAAGATTGACGGCATTTCACTAAGCTATAAGGGTAAACAATAGTAAGTAACTAACGTACGTACTGGTCATATAATATTATATGAACTTACATTAATGTACATATATGTATGAAGAGACTTTTTCAGTATGTAAAACTGTAATTTGACAGGTAAATGAAGAATGCTAGCATCACTGCAGTAGAGGTAATTGGGTGTATGATGTAACAATTAACAAGAACTTGTCAGATTGTGATACTGTAACTTCAAGAGCAAAAAGAGAAATCCTAATGCCATTGCATTCCTTATgaagaaaaaataacaaaatattgATTGCTCAAATAATATTTACCACCATAGTTAGATTTGAATTTGTTAACAAGCCTAGTACCCTCTATAGTAGGGGATGAAGAAAATTAAAACTATATGCCAGAGACAAACAATCATACTGGATTACTGTTAATTTTGTATTGTAATGAAGTAAACTTTCTAAATGAATCAAGCCATAAAGTATACTACACCTTAAATGTACCTAACACTCACACAGAATTTAATACAATTTATCGGGGTATAAAATGTGTTTAAATGTATGTGTGTGTATACTTATATTGGTGCAGGTTCTTTTTGACTCCTGCTTCCATTAAGTATAACTAAATACTCTTATGTTATCTAAGACGTTTGTGCAGAACCAAAGGggaaaacaaaaaggaaataaaagggtaGCAGAATGAAGCAAATCATAACAAAGCAAAGATAGGAATTGCAGCAATAGGTTAGTTGATTTAACCACCATATCTTCAATAAGTTTTGTAAGTCTAAATATTGATTAGATCAATCTAATCTTCACTTCAATATCTGACAATCCCTCAAAAGAAAGCTTAGAGTATATATGCCTGTGAATCAAAACCTGATAAATGGTTCCATATCTGACATGCCTAAAATGTGAAATACACAGATATATTCTCATGCAATTCAGACTTGAAAACGGAAAAATTATTCCTTGACCATTAGATGTCACTTTAATATGCCCTGCAAGACAGTGTGCCCAATAGGAAGTTTTCTATATTTGTTTGGGTACCTTCTTATAAATGTTGAAAATCTTCATCGATGTAGTCTATAATTCCCTCCAGTGTCAAACTTACACATTATGGTTATCTACAGATAATTTTTAGTTTCAAGTGTACGGAGTTATTGCAATCCTTTAGTCGAAATAATGTGATTCTCAGTCTTCCCTTCttcactttctctcttcttcGAGATGTCTGTTCCAAAGTCCATCTCTTGTGACTTTTAGAAATACGTCACCGAAACTAAACCAAACACTTGCAATGGTCTTTGAACAACTGCGCTAATATTTATGTGAAGTGGCAAATATGTGTATAATGCATGAAATACTATGCATTATGTATTTTGTATCATCCATTTCGCAATTTATAGCCCTACTTCACCTCCGAAAATATTATCAAGTAAAGATCAGGCAATATAGCCAGATTATGTGCAAAAATGAAAACAAGACGTGTCTTTCAGAGATTTAACAATCACATGCAGTCCATCTCATTCAAGCCTAATCCAAAATCACCAGCAAACAAAGGGATAGCAAAGACAGATTATCACAAACCCTTCTTCACTTGCACAAGCTCCCCCGAATGCGTGCGCTGCATGTGCCACACACCAGCGGCCGGATTCCTCCTCCCTCCCCCGCCCTTCGCTTGGAAGTCGTGGATCCCCATCTCGCCGGACGATCTGGGTGACGAGGAGGGTAACTCCGCGTTCTGGCGGCTATTCTCGGTGTCCCCTCTGCTCCTCCGTCAAGATCCCCTCATTCTTCGGCGACGCCATCTCCTCTCCCCGATCGATCTGCCAACCTACGCATCCCCAAAACAGAAAATTCGAGAACCCAAAAACCGTCAGAAAGCAAACCGATAAAGTGATCGTGCGGGGACCTGGATCGGGAGGGGAGAGGGGGCGAAGGGGATCGTGAATCCtaatgactcttcaatcaatcCGGCGAAGCCGAATCGgaaatggaggaggaggaggaggaggaggagatcgaGAGGGAGGACGAGAGCGGGTATGCATAGAAGACGACGATCTCAGTTTCCAGTACGATGTCCATAGTGAAAGAGGGGGCGAATATCCCTATCCAGTTTACACGTATCACCTTCCGATCCCGGCAACCATTCCCGCCTTGAAATCCAATCGCCGTTTTGTAGACGTTTTGTAGACGTAAATTGCCTACCCCTCCCTCCCTGTCAAATACCATTTCTATCCTtatcttttttttctttgttttttttcaattttatttaatttttatttaattttatttttttaattaatttttttattattttttcatcaatacttagatatatattttttaattttattttttagttaattttatttatttattttaattctatttaatttttatataattttattttttaattaattttatttattattttttatcaatacttatatatttttaaatttttatttaattttataaatttcttctCCCACCCCTTACACAGCCTCCTCCCTTTTCATATTTTGTCTCTCATATAAATAACCTTTATACCGCTAAGTTCtttacttataattttttttaaaagttttattaatttgtatttagttttatttttttaattaattttatttattaatttttcatcaaattttattttattttatactcgtgtttttttctaattttatttaatttttattttgttttatttttcaatcaattttatttattatttttttattttatatcatttttaACATAGTCAGAATATCTTCCTTTAAATTACTTTCCTAATTCGACATTTAAATTATCTTCATCCAATtcttaacacatgtcataactccCCTCCCTTAAAATTACCTCCCATGACACATGTCAAAACTTCTCACTATCTTTAAATTACCTATCCTCCAACCGACAAATGTCAGAACCTCCTATCCCTTTAAATTACTCATTCTCCAATTCTTAACACATGTCAAAACAACCATCTCCTTTTAAATTATCTCCTTCCCACCCTTGACATATGTCAAAATCTCTACTctctttaaattgattaaaatttctatttttatatattttcatgaaTTTTTTTATGTATTATTACATTTactcttcatttgaaaaaaaaatatatttattcataAGCTATAAATGTATTTactattaattattaatatttttatttgtttcatgtatataatttttattttgatctatatttttatacttttaaaatataGATCAGCATGGTGTGGTAAACTCTAAGTTGTCAGTTTCTAAGAATCAAATCCCTTAcgtcatttttaaaaaatttatacttttaaaaaaatttacaaataatAACTCCTAAAATCTACCActaaacaataaataaaagattataaacatataataaaaaataaattattcaaaaagaataaaattgataaaaaaattgataaaaaaaactgattaaaaaataaaaccaataaaaacaaaagaaacaagacTTAAAAAAAAACGTGAATGTGAGAATAAGGAAAGAGTATATAAAGGTAAAAAATTAGGTAGGGCTGAGAAGTGAGGATATTAGGAGAGGTGGGGAAAATAGCGACTCAATCAAATCCCTAATTAAGATGTTGCTATCTGTGAGGAAAGCATGGGATTTTTTAagacattttatatttattaaaaatcaacCCGAGGTTCAGaagatttatttatgatagaaTTAGATCAACTGGGATTGAATTATAGAATCTTAAGATCCTATCAAAATATTATAGCTCAGTTTAAAAGCTgacaaaatcaaaataaaacagCTCAGTTTAAAAGCCGACAAAGTCAGTTGCCTCAGTTTAGATTTATTTAGGATAGAATTAGATCAGCTGGATTGAATTATAGAACCGTAAGCTCCACTTAAAATAAGATAGCTCAGTTTAAAAGCTGACAAAGTAATTAACATAGCAGAATCTATTAGaatctattaaaattttactaGATGATTATTTTCTTGATAAACGCAGGCAGGAAACTAGAAGGGAAGTGGATTAACAATGGCAGATACAAATGCCTTGCAGACCCTGACATATACATGTGCATCAGCTTCCACGGTGGTGCTTATACATGCAATCATCGTTCCAATAACGCATGACACTCTACCGAGCAATTGGAATAAGTGATTCGTCTGACCAGACTCAGTCCACGAGGGTTGGTCGGTTTTGTACAAATTCGTACACAATTCAACCATACACAACATAAGCATAGTCCAATAAGAGACTGTCAGGAATGATCAAAGGCAAAGTGTCTATGTATCGATAGAATCGCCTCACGTTGTCCATTTCCAGAGTCACGGTGTCTAGCACATCGCTCTTGTTGGTGAGCACCCATAAGTCAGTCGAGCGCACTCGTTTTAGGCTCCCCCTACAAAACGGACAAGACTGAGATCTCACGTTCCTGCAAGCCGACATTATGCACCGTTAGCAACAACGAAGCCAAGGAATTCTAAAACGAACGAAGGAATCGAGTGAGAATTCACCAGTCACGGTAGCATTTTATGCACATTGCGTGGTTGCAGTTTGGCAGAACCATTTTGGAGCAGACTTCCAGGCAGATCCCACACTCGTCCTCCCTGTCTAAATTCTTCCTCCCGGCTGCGTCTTTAGCTCGGCCTTTCCCCTTGGGCTGCTTTCTTTCCATCAAATTGCTCTCCAGTTGTTGCAGAGAAGGATATATGATTGCTGCAATTTGGTTAACAACTAAATTGAATAAGGAGCAAATGCAGGCAACACAAAGAACACATAGAAATGTGTAATTGTGTTCAGAATATGCACCGTAGAACTCTCCGATGCTGGCTCTCCTTTCAATAGTAGAGACTGCGGTCATATCATCGACATAAACCTGCAAAATACATCTTTTATCATCCAATAGCGAACAATCGAGAAATCTTAGAATAGTACTTACTACCTTGTAGACGAGAACTTGGAAAAGCCCTAAATAACTGAGGAGACCGAAAGAACAAGTGCAGTCCAACCATTCCGACAAGAAGAGGAAACAGGGAGCCAGAGGGCTGCAGGACAGCCTCATCTGAATACAAGCACCGCCGTAAGCTCTTTGAATAGCATCCGTCCTGCGATCCAAAATCAAAATGTCATTTTTGCTCAAGGAATCAAAAAAACAACAGCGGAAACGCA
This window of the Zingiber officinale cultivar Zhangliang chromosome 3B, Zo_v1.1, whole genome shotgun sequence genome carries:
- the LOC121968640 gene encoding E3 ubiquitin-protein ligase AIRP2-like, which translates into the protein MFQSQFARSPSLRGSLKALEADIDHANTLTDAIQRAYGGACIQMRLSCSPLAPCFLFLSEWLDCTCSFGLLSYLGLFQVLVYKVYVDDMTAVSTIERRASIGEFYAIIYPSLQQLESNLMERKQPKGKGRAKDAAGRKNLDREDECGICLEVCSKMVLPNCNHAMCIKCYRDWNVRSQSCPFCRGSLKRVRSTDLWVLTNKSDVLDTVTLEMDNVRRFYRYIDTLPLIIPDSLLLDYAYVVYG